The genomic DNA TCGTGCTGACCGGCGCTGGCAAGTGGCTGCGCGGCACCGAGCGCCGCGCGGCCACGTGAGAGGACGTCCGACTCAGTACTTCTTCCAGCTGAAGGATGTCAGCAGCGGATTGCCGGTGCTCTCCGATGAAAACATCGACGAGAGCGCTTGGTCGTAGTGGATCGCGGTCCCGCCGGAATCGTTCAGCGTCTTGGTGAGCAGCGTGCCGTAGAAGTCGGCGCCGCCAGACAACGTGACGGCGGCATTCGGCGTGTTGATGATCGCGGCGCTTGCCGTCCCGCCACTGAGCGACACAGGGCTCGTGCCGGCATAGTTGATCTGCAGGTTGGACGCGACGAACGTCGAATTGGCGACGCCGCCGCCGCTGAGCGTAAGCACGTTGCCTGAGCTGATGCCGGTGCCGGCGACGTTGATGATCACGGGACCGCCGTCGATCACGAGCGACGCGCCGCCGCTGATGTTGAAACTGTTGACGGTGTAATAGCAGGGGCAGCCGGAGGCCGCGCCGACGTGAAAGACGACGTCCGACGAAATGGTGACGTTGCCGAGCAGCGTTGCGCTCGCCACGGAATTGCCGCCGCTGATTTTCACGATGTTGGGGTTGCCGGCGCCGCTGGGTAGCGTGCAGTTGGTGTAGCCCGTGCACCCGGTATTGTGCGACGAGCTCTGCGTGGCGGTGCCGGGAAGCGGCGTCGGCGCTGAGGGGGTGGTGGGATACCACGTCGAGGCGAGCTGCACCAGGCCGCCGGTGACGGTCGCGCTGCCGCTCTGCGTCAGCGCGTCGCCGGCGACGCCGCCGCCGCCGTTGTTGCACGTGCCAACGCCGGTGCGCGGCGTGTACAGCTTCCCGTTGATTGTCGCGCCGCCGCTGTCGGTCAGGTTGCCATTCGTGCCGACGTTCGCCGGAGACGACGTGTTGATCAAAGGATGCCCGCTGCCGACGCTGCCGCCCGACCAGTACGACGCCGTCCCGAGCTTGGTCGAATCGTAGCTGTTGGTCGCGGCGCTCCCCGAGAAGGTGATGGCGCCGCAGACCGACCCGGTTGCAAACGCCGAGTAGCTGTTGCCCGTGACGCCGATCAACGGCGTCTCGAGCGTCGAAATCACCTGCACCTGCGCGGTGCGCGCGCCGGACACCGTGCCGTTCGAGACGATGCTCCAGGTCTGGACGACGGTCGTGCCCACCGCTTGCATCGACATCAGCACCGCATACGAGGAAAAACCGATATTGGACGCGCCGGAGCTGAGCGTGCCTGTCGCCGCCGTCGCGAACGCGCTCGACGTGGTCGCGACCGGGTAGTTCGAGGTCACGCCGCCCATCGCCGACAGCACGATGCAGGGTCCGGTCGGCGCCGACCCGGGTGTGTACGCGCAGGTGCCGCTCGTCGTCGTGCAGCCGCTGGTGCAGGTCACCGGCGACTTCGTCATGTCGTAGCTGCTGGTCAGATCGCTGCCGGCGCTCCCCGGCTGCGTGTAGGAATTGAGCAGCCAGTTCACCGACTTCTCGATGCCCGACTCGCCGGCGTAGCGCGCCTGCGACATCATCGTGTAGTTCATCGTCGAATAGGTTTCCGTCTGCGACAGGAACATCAGCGACGCGGCCAGCGCCGAGAGGGCGGCCATCAGGAACAGGGTGATGATCAGCGCGACGCCCCGCTCGTCTGAGGCGCGCGTCGGAACGACCGATGCCGGCATGGTCACAGTCCTATCAGAGTGGTGATGGTGGACGGCGTCGATTGCACGCGCGCCGCGTTGTGGGCCGCGAGCTCCCAGGTATTCACGACGTTGCGCGGCGAGACGTTCAGGAGCGCCTTCGTCTCGGTCTGCAGCTGCTTGGTGACC from Vicinamibacterales bacterium includes the following:
- a CDS encoding PilX N-terminal domain-containing pilus assembly protein — encoded protein: MPASVVPTRASDERGVALIITLFLMAALSALAASLMFLSQTETYSTMNYTMMSQARYAGESGIEKSVNWLLNSYTQPGSAGSDLTSSYDMTKSPVTCTSGCTTTSGTCAYTPGSAPTGPCIVLSAMGGVTSNYPVATTSSAFATAATGTLSSGASNIGFSSYAVLMSMQAVGTTVVQTWSIVSNGTVSGARTAQVQVISTLETPLIGVTGNSYSAFATGSVCGAITFSGSAATNSYDSTKLGTASYWSGGSVGSGHPLINTSSPANVGTNGNLTDSGGATINGKLYTPRTGVGTCNNGGGGVAGDALTQSGSATVTGGLVQLASTWYPTTPSAPTPLPGTATQSSSHNTGCTGYTNCTLPSGAGNPNIVKISGGNSVASATLLGNVTISSDVVFHVGAASGCPCYYTVNSFNISGGASLVIDGGPVIINVAGTGISSGNVLTLSGGGVANSTFVASNLQINYAGTSPVSLSGGTASAAIINTPNAAVTLSGGADFYGTLLTKTLNDSGGTAIHYDQALSSMFSSESTGNPLLTSFSWKKY